A stretch of the Naumannella halotolerans genome encodes the following:
- the mshD gene encoding mycothiol synthase encodes MSLQRTTFSTAVPDTAEVRSLVEAARAVDGTAALNEAAMISINHGGPERQVTAHSAEALIGYGLLADGHVQVVVDPDHRRSGVATGIVAELSDHPRSLAYWAFGDLAGARAWAAARGAEPVRKLLIMERSPAGPVEVVPPPAGVTIRGYRAEDAEELIAVNARAFSHHPEQGAMDAADLASRMSEDWYRPEDLLVATVTDADGRSRLTGFHWTKQHDAETGEVYVLAVDPEAGGGGIGRALLTAGLQHLVDLGKQRVILYVEDDQPRVVEIYRRAGFEVIHQDVVYAFPGADSDRV; translated from the coding sequence GTGAGCCTGCAGCGTACGACCTTCAGCACCGCCGTTCCCGACACCGCCGAGGTGAGGTCACTGGTCGAGGCCGCCCGGGCCGTCGACGGCACCGCTGCACTGAACGAAGCGGCCATGATCAGCATCAACCACGGCGGCCCCGAACGGCAGGTCACGGCGCATTCTGCCGAGGCCCTGATCGGGTACGGGTTGCTGGCCGACGGGCACGTCCAGGTGGTGGTCGATCCCGATCACCGCCGGTCCGGTGTCGCCACCGGGATCGTCGCCGAACTCAGCGACCACCCGCGATCCCTTGCCTACTGGGCCTTCGGCGACCTCGCCGGGGCGAGGGCCTGGGCCGCGGCGCGCGGGGCCGAACCGGTACGCAAGTTGTTGATCATGGAGCGATCGCCGGCCGGGCCGGTGGAGGTGGTGCCGCCGCCGGCGGGAGTGACCATTCGCGGCTACCGGGCCGAGGACGCCGAGGAGCTGATCGCGGTGAACGCCCGCGCCTTCTCCCACCACCCCGAACAGGGCGCGATGGATGCCGCCGACCTCGCCTCGCGGATGAGTGAGGACTGGTACCGCCCCGAGGACCTGCTGGTGGCCACCGTGACCGATGCCGACGGCCGGTCGAGGCTGACCGGGTTCCACTGGACCAAACAGCACGACGCCGAGACCGGTGAGGTCTACGTCCTCGCCGTCGATCCCGAGGCCGGCGGTGGCGGGATCGGTCGGGCCCTGCTGACCGCCGGGCTGCAGCATCTGGTCGACCTCGGCAAGCAACGGGTGATCCTCTATGTGGAGGACGACCAGCCGCGGGTGGTCGAGATCTATCGCCGGGCCGGTTTCGAGGTCATTCACCAAGATGTCGTCTACGCGTTCCCCGGCGCCGACTCGGATAGAGTTTGA